A portion of the Eubacterium maltosivorans genome contains these proteins:
- the rpsL gene encoding 30S ribosomal protein S12, whose translation MPTINQLVKQGRKSAEIKTKTPALKANPQKRGVCTAVRTSTPKKPNSALRKIARVKLVNGMEVTAYIPGIGHNLQEHSIVLVKGGRVKDLPGVRYKIIRGALDTAGVENRKQARSKYGAKKPKK comes from the coding sequence ATGCCTACCATTAATCAGCTTGTTAAACAAGGAAGAAAAAGCGCGGAAATCAAAACAAAGACTCCGGCACTGAAAGCAAACCCCCAAAAAAGAGGTGTTTGTACCGCAGTTAGAACATCTACACCAAAGAAACCAAACTCTGCTCTGAGAAAAATTGCCAGAGTTAAACTGGTAAACGGTATGGAAGTAACTGCTTACATCCCAGGTATCGGCCATAATTTACAGGAACATAGTATCGTTCTGGTAAAAGGCGGCCGTGTTAAGGACTTACCAGGGGTTCGTTACAAGATCATCCGTGGTGCATTAGATACCGCTGGCGTAGAAAATCGTAAACAAGCTCGATCCAAATACGGGGCTAAAAAGCCTAAGAAGTAA
- a CDS encoding fumarylacetoacetate hydrolase family protein, whose product MYFVTYQYASFSEAGILTADFKRVVPVTTIGKVLGLKLPEQMTDFIRLADDALIASTSKAMADNPNMGINLNSVKLLAPIPKPERNIFCLGKNYTEHVKEIKNIPGLGAAPESPIYFSKLSSSVTGPDSVILSHANATKQIDYEAELAVIIGKEGSDIAKSDAEAYVFGYTVANDITARDLQKKHSQWYKGKSLDTFCPLGPAIVHKSALPLPLNLGIRCRVNGETRQESTTGHMIFDIPTIISDLSQGVTLYPGDIILTGTPAGVGLAQDPPAFLKHGDIVEAEIEKIGILRNHIQ is encoded by the coding sequence ATGTATTTTGTCACCTATCAATACGCATCTTTTAGCGAAGCGGGTATACTCACCGCAGATTTCAAACGTGTGGTACCTGTTACCACCATCGGCAAGGTGCTCGGCCTCAAGCTGCCTGAACAGATGACGGACTTTATCCGTTTAGCCGACGACGCCCTGATCGCTTCTACCTCAAAAGCCATGGCCGACAACCCCAATATGGGCATTAACCTGAACTCTGTCAAGCTGCTGGCTCCCATCCCCAAGCCTGAGCGCAATATTTTCTGCCTTGGCAAAAATTACACCGAGCATGTAAAGGAGATCAAAAATATTCCAGGCCTCGGCGCGGCTCCGGAAAGCCCCATCTATTTTTCCAAGCTCTCCTCATCGGTCACCGGTCCCGATTCGGTTATCCTGTCCCACGCCAATGCCACCAAACAGATTGACTACGAAGCTGAGCTGGCCGTTATCATTGGCAAAGAGGGCTCAGATATCGCCAAATCGGACGCTGAAGCCTACGTTTTTGGTTACACCGTCGCCAATGACATCACCGCCAGAGACCTCCAGAAAAAGCATTCTCAGTGGTATAAAGGCAAATCCCTGGATACCTTCTGCCCGCTGGGCCCAGCCATTGTTCACAAAAGCGCGCTGCCCCTTCCTTTGAATCTCGGTATCCGCTGCCGCGTCAATGGTGAAACCCGTCAGGAATCCACCACCGGACACATGATCTTTGATATTCCCACCATCATCAGTGATTTGTCCCAGGGCGTGACCCTGTACCCCGGCGACATCATCCTGACCGGAACCCCGGCCGGCGTTGGTCTTGCCCAGGACCCGCCCGCCTTCCTGAAACACGGCGACATCGTCGAAGCCGAAATCGAAAAGATCGGCATTCTCAGAAATCATATACAGTAG
- the tuf gene encoding elongation factor Tu: MAKEKFERSKPHVNIGTIGHVDHGKTTLTAAITTVLNKRFGTGEAVAFDNIDKAPEERERGITISTAHVEYETDARHYAHVDCPGHADYVKNMITGAAQMDGAILVVSAADGPMPQTREHILLSRQVGVPYIIVFLNKADMVDDEELLELVEMEVRELLDEYEFPGDDTPIVIGSALKALEDPDGEWGDKIVELMKEVDAYIPEPERDTDKPFLMPVEDVFSITGRGTVATGRVERGVVHVGDEVEIVGIHEIKKTVVTGIEMFRKLLDEGRSGDNIGALLRGIDRTMIERGQVLAKPGSIHPHTHFTAQVYVLTKEEGGRHTPFFDGYRPQFYFRTTDVTGNIKLPEGVEMVMPGDNVEMEITLITPIAIEEGLRFAIREGGRTVGSGAVAKIITD, encoded by the coding sequence ATGGCTAAGGAAAAATTTGAAAGATCCAAACCACATGTTAACATTGGTACCATCGGTCACGTAGACCACGGTAAAACCACATTAACCGCAGCAATCACCACCGTATTAAACAAACGTTTCGGAACCGGTGAAGCGGTAGCCTTCGACAACATCGATAAAGCACCAGAAGAAAGAGAACGTGGGATCACCATCTCAACCGCCCACGTCGAATATGAAACCGACGCCCGCCACTACGCGCACGTCGACTGCCCAGGCCATGCCGACTACGTTAAAAACATGATCACCGGCGCAGCCCAGATGGACGGCGCGATCTTAGTCGTATCCGCAGCCGACGGCCCAATGCCACAGACCCGTGAACACATCCTGTTAAGCCGTCAGGTAGGCGTACCATACATCATCGTATTCTTAAACAAAGCCGACATGGTTGACGATGAAGAATTATTAGAACTGGTCGAAATGGAAGTTCGAGAACTGTTAGACGAATACGAATTCCCAGGAGACGACACACCAATCGTTATCGGATCCGCTTTAAAAGCCTTAGAAGATCCAGACGGCGAATGGGGCGACAAAATCGTCGAACTGATGAAAGAAGTAGACGCATACATTCCAGAACCCGAACGCGACACCGACAAACCATTCTTAATGCCAGTAGAAGACGTCTTCTCCATCACCGGCCGTGGTACCGTCGCAACCGGTAGAGTCGAACGTGGCGTGGTACACGTCGGGGACGAAGTCGAAATCGTCGGGATTCACGAAATCAAAAAGACCGTTGTAACCGGGATTGAAATGTTCCGTAAGCTGTTAGATGAAGGCCGCTCCGGCGACAACATCGGCGCCCTGTTACGTGGGATCGACCGTACCATGATCGAACGTGGACAGGTACTGGCAAAACCAGGTTCCATCCACCCACACACCCACTTCACCGCCCAGGTATACGTCCTGACCAAAGAAGAAGGCGGCCGCCATACCCCATTCTTCGATGGCTACAGACCACAGTTCTACTTCAGAACAACCGACGTAACCGGTAATATCAAATTACCAGAAGGCGTCGAAATGGTCATGCCAGGGGACAACGTTGAAATGGAAATCACCCTGATCACCCCAATCGCGATCGAAGAAGGTTTACGTTTCGCGATCCGTGAAGGTGGCCGTACCGTAGGTTCCGGCGCCGTTGCTAAGATTATTACAGATTAA
- a CDS encoding ribosomal L7Ae/L30e/S12e/Gadd45 family protein, with product MESFGETPKVIGTKQTLKAVKEGKATMVVLAEDTEDSIKEKIVTACQEASVPIEPYESKVALGQDSGIERGAAVIALLK from the coding sequence TTGGAAAGTTTTGGTGAGACCCCAAAGGTCATCGGGACAAAGCAGACCCTGAAAGCTGTAAAAGAAGGAAAAGCAACCATGGTTGTTTTAGCTGAAGATACCGAAGATTCTATTAAGGAAAAAATTGTCACCGCGTGTCAGGAAGCATCTGTTCCCATCGAGCCCTACGAAAGTAAGGTTGCGCTCGGTCAGGACAGCGGCATTGAGCGGGGAGCGGCAGTGATCGCACTGCTGAAATAG
- the rpsG gene encoding 30S ribosomal protein S7, whose translation MPRKGPVPKREVLPDPIYGSVVVTKLVNNVMLDGKKGVAQRIVYDAFSKVNEKTGKDALEAFEEALANITPVLEVKARRVGGATYQVPIEIRADRKQALALRWLVTYARKRSEKTMKDRLAGEIMDALNNSGAAVKKKEDTHAMAEANKAFAHYRW comes from the coding sequence GTGCCTAGAAAAGGACCAGTTCCAAAAAGAGAAGTATTGCCTGATCCGATTTATGGTAGCGTTGTTGTTACTAAATTGGTAAACAACGTTATGTTAGACGGAAAAAAAGGCGTTGCCCAGAGAATCGTATATGATGCATTCTCAAAGGTAAATGAAAAAACCGGTAAGGATGCTTTAGAAGCATTCGAAGAAGCATTAGCAAACATCACACCTGTGTTAGAAGTAAAAGCAAGAAGAGTCGGTGGTGCCACCTATCAGGTTCCAATCGAAATTCGTGCAGACCGTAAACAGGCTCTGGCTTTAAGATGGTTAGTTACTTACGCACGCAAACGTTCTGAAAAAACCATGAAGGACCGCTTAGCCGGTGAAATCATGGATGCTCTGAACAACAGTGGTGCAGCCGTTAAGAAAAAAGAAGACACACACGCGATGGCAGAAGCCAACAAAGCTTTTGCACATTATCGTTGGTAG
- a CDS encoding glycerophosphodiester phosphodiesterase family protein, translating to MKKQKIQYKRFSRETFGLFRFNFWPLVIFEILYSFCGSTIIFPVTGFILKHSLSAAGLFYITGSNISELLRHPALWIVGLALLLILAFYTLIEFTTLAVCFHESLAGRKVQIIPLMRSGFKRALAIFKPKNFLMILFLILIIPFMNMMVTSNFIGELTIPGFISDYIADSPLLSVIFMALVAFLAVLVIRWLFVFNIFILKDSSFKTARHQSAKLIKGRFFHTLWRFFLWNLFLAFISLLAALVFLLTCIIPAALIIEYIQGMSDPSFWFTLLISLVSIIFLLGSSILDAVVTPLNFAFISKLYEAYSKADNAVPEDILLVENNLSLAPQKKHLVIAACVLLVISIGIKSAQIILAFDGDTADILLSGPQITGHRGNSTEAPENTRAALEAAIANNADYVEIDIAETKDGVLVVSHDNNIKRISGQDIDIWNSNYDDIKDIDIGSWFSPEFSGERLMTLDEAIETCRGKVKMNIELKPTSHDHEFVEKAVEVIQKQNFKDECILASLDYATIERVKQIDPSIRTAYISAIAYGDIDTLPVDAFSIEATFVNKTLVNAVHRQNKDIYVWTVDNEELIDNMIDLNVDNIITDDVPLAKELVKENGINSQDILRKTLEQIVFGM from the coding sequence ATGAAAAAGCAAAAAATTCAATATAAACGCTTCTCAAGAGAGACCTTCGGCTTATTTCGCTTTAATTTCTGGCCCCTGGTCATTTTCGAAATTCTGTATTCTTTCTGCGGAAGCACGATTATCTTTCCTGTGACTGGGTTTATTCTAAAGCATTCACTCTCGGCCGCAGGACTTTTCTATATTACAGGCTCCAATATCAGCGAGCTGCTCAGGCATCCGGCGCTCTGGATTGTCGGGCTTGCACTTTTACTCATTCTGGCCTTTTATACCCTCATCGAATTTACCACGCTGGCTGTCTGCTTTCACGAAAGCCTCGCCGGACGAAAGGTTCAGATCATCCCTTTGATGCGAAGCGGCTTTAAACGGGCTCTGGCAATTTTTAAACCTAAGAATTTTCTGATGATTCTTTTCCTGATCCTCATTATCCCGTTTATGAATATGATGGTCACCTCCAATTTTATAGGAGAACTCACCATTCCAGGCTTTATCTCAGATTATATTGCCGACTCCCCGCTTTTATCTGTTATTTTTATGGCTTTGGTTGCCTTTTTGGCCGTCCTTGTCATCCGATGGCTTTTTGTTTTTAATATTTTTATTTTAAAGGATTCATCCTTTAAAACTGCCCGGCATCAAAGTGCAAAGCTGATTAAAGGACGTTTTTTCCACACATTGTGGCGTTTTTTCCTCTGGAATCTCTTTCTCGCGTTTATCAGCTTGCTCGCAGCACTGGTATTTTTACTGACCTGTATTATTCCGGCTGCCCTGATCATTGAGTATATCCAGGGAATGAGCGATCCTTCCTTCTGGTTTACGCTTTTGATCAGTTTGGTTTCCATCATTTTTCTTCTGGGCTCGAGTATCCTGGACGCGGTCGTCACACCGCTTAACTTTGCTTTTATCTCAAAGCTTTATGAGGCTTACTCTAAAGCCGACAATGCCGTGCCCGAAGATATACTGCTGGTTGAAAACAACCTATCCCTCGCCCCTCAGAAAAAGCATCTGGTCATCGCCGCCTGTGTGCTGCTGGTTATTTCCATCGGGATTAAGAGCGCGCAGATCATACTGGCCTTTGACGGCGATACTGCCGATATCCTGCTGAGCGGTCCCCAAATTACTGGACACCGCGGCAATTCCACCGAGGCGCCGGAAAATACCCGGGCTGCGCTGGAGGCTGCCATTGCCAACAACGCCGATTATGTGGAGATCGATATCGCAGAGACAAAAGATGGTGTTCTGGTTGTTTCACATGACAATAACATCAAGCGGATTTCTGGACAGGATATTGATATCTGGAACAGTAATTATGATGATATCAAGGACATTGACATTGGCAGCTGGTTCTCACCCGAGTTCAGCGGCGAGCGTCTCATGACTTTGGATGAGGCCATTGAGACCTGCCGGGGCAAGGTAAAAATGAACATCGAGCTCAAACCCACTTCCCACGATCACGAATTTGTGGAAAAGGCTGTAGAAGTTATTCAGAAACAGAATTTTAAGGATGAGTGTATTCTCGCTTCACTGGATTACGCCACCATTGAACGGGTAAAGCAAATTGATCCCAGCATCCGCACTGCTTATATCAGCGCCATTGCCTACGGTGACATTGATACCCTTCCGGTGGATGCCTTCAGTATTGAGGCCACCTTTGTCAACAAAACGCTTGTCAATGCGGTTCATCGGCAGAATAAAGATATTTATGTCTGGACAGTAGACAACGAGGAACTCATTGACAATATGATCGACCTCAATGTTGATAACATTATCACCGACGACGTGCCTCTGGCCAAGGAGCTGGTAAAAGAAAACGGCATTAACAGCCAGGATATTCTCAGAAAGACGCTCGAGCAAATTGTATTCGGTATGTAA
- a CDS encoding aspartate carbamoyltransferase regulatory subunit, translating into MINVSKLKKGIIIDHIESGHGFEIYKELHLNEIDDVVVLMKNVPSKKMGQKDLIKIETDLELDMNVLGLIDPNVTINFVNNGELVSKVQLTLPTRVTGIMKCKNPRCITQYEDVGDIDFYLVDAEKKLYRCEYCDSYTTFIEK; encoded by the coding sequence ATGATTAATGTATCAAAACTGAAAAAGGGAATTATTATCGACCACATTGAATCCGGCCACGGCTTTGAAATCTATAAGGAGCTGCACCTCAACGAAATTGACGATGTCGTCGTACTGATGAAAAATGTCCCCAGCAAAAAAATGGGTCAGAAAGATCTGATCAAAATCGAGACGGACCTGGAGCTGGACATGAACGTTCTGGGGCTTATCGACCCCAACGTCACCATCAATTTTGTCAACAACGGCGAGCTGGTGAGCAAGGTACAGCTGACACTGCCGACACGGGTCACGGGCATCATGAAGTGTAAAAACCCGCGCTGCATCACCCAGTACGAGGACGTGGGCGATATTGACTTCTACCTGGTAGACGCCGAAAAGAAATTATACCGCTGCGAATACTGCGATTCATACACAACGTTTATTGAGAAATGA
- a CDS encoding cobalamin B12-binding domain-containing protein: MADWKNLTQAVGDLEEDDVMEILNDFVATNPTEAEAEEAVAACQAGMAVVGDLFEEGEYFVGDLIFAGELLTEAINVLKPVLGSGDTAVAGTILIGTAHGDLHDIGKNIFRSMAEAAGFQVTDLGIDVAIDTFVEKAKEIKPDIIGISGVLTLAIDSMKETSDALKAAGVDSKLIIGGNPVTKEACEYVGADDFTTNAAEGVKICQAWVG, translated from the coding sequence ATGGCAGATTGGAAAAATTTAACACAGGCAGTTGGAGACTTAGAAGAAGACGATGTAATGGAAATCTTAAATGATTTCGTAGCTACAAATCCTACCGAAGCAGAAGCTGAAGAAGCAGTTGCAGCTTGCCAGGCTGGTATGGCTGTTGTTGGTGATTTATTCGAAGAAGGCGAATATTTTGTTGGGGACTTAATTTTCGCAGGCGAATTATTAACCGAAGCAATCAATGTATTAAAACCAGTATTAGGCAGCGGCGACACAGCAGTTGCTGGCACAATCTTAATCGGTACCGCTCACGGCGATTTACATGACATCGGTAAAAATATCTTCAGAAGCATGGCTGAAGCAGCTGGTTTCCAGGTTACTGACTTAGGTATTGACGTAGCAATCGACACATTTGTTGAAAAAGCTAAAGAAATCAAACCGGACATCATCGGTATCAGCGGCGTTTTAACCCTGGCTATCGACTCTATGAAAGAAACTTCAGATGCTCTGAAAGCAGCTGGCGTAGACTCTAAATTAATCATTGGTGGTAACCCTGTTACTAAAGAAGCCTGCGAATATGTTGGCGCTGATGACTTCACAACAAATGCTGCTGAAGGCGTTAAGATTTGCCAGGCATGGGTTGGCTGA
- a CDS encoding GntR family transcriptional regulator, with protein sequence MGAPEYIKIVEAIKNKITSQELEPGDAIQSENLLCEEFNVSRMTVRKGLAVLVNEGYIYSIPGKGNYVCEPDLDQYILHYNEMAPGNERGDEVRLIEVNVVKPSYEVGFNLEIPETKHVIVVKRIFLKDGFPTAYDIKYIPYYRGIPIVEKEIRYATFPEMVAKKNSIFAMTKKLKIRAAIAEDETARNLEIPVGMPLLVVEEKLLDEKDKPIGWGMMYLAGEDAGLEAVASFD encoded by the coding sequence ATGGGTGCACCTGAATATATTAAAATTGTCGAAGCGATAAAAAACAAAATAACCAGCCAGGAGCTTGAGCCCGGGGACGCTATCCAGTCAGAGAACCTTCTCTGCGAGGAATTTAACGTCAGCCGGATGACCGTGCGCAAGGGTCTGGCTGTACTCGTCAATGAGGGCTACATCTATTCAATTCCCGGCAAGGGCAATTATGTCTGCGAGCCAGATCTGGACCAGTACATCCTCCATTACAATGAGATGGCGCCTGGAAACGAGCGTGGCGATGAAGTCCGCCTGATTGAGGTGAATGTTGTCAAGCCAAGCTATGAGGTTGGCTTTAACCTGGAAATTCCCGAAACCAAGCACGTCATCGTGGTAAAACGTATTTTTTTAAAGGATGGTTTCCCCACCGCCTATGATATTAAATACATTCCCTACTACCGTGGGATTCCAATTGTTGAAAAGGAAATCCGCTACGCGACCTTCCCGGAAATGGTGGCCAAGAAAAATTCAATTTTTGCCATGACCAAAAAGCTTAAAATCCGGGCGGCCATCGCAGAAGACGAAACAGCCAGAAACCTTGAAATCCCTGTGGGGATGCCTCTTTTAGTTGTTGAGGAAAAGCTGCTGGATGAAAAGGACAAGCCTATCGGCTGGGGGATGATGTACCTGGCAGGTGAAGACGCTGGCCTCGAAGCGGTTGCTTCCTTTGATTGA
- the fusA gene encoding elongation factor G → MPREYSLENTRNIGIMAHIDAGKTTTTERILYYSGKIHKIGETHDGGAQMDWMEQEQERGITITSAATTCHWKGNRINIIDTPGHVDFTVEVERSLRVLDGSVAVFCAKGGVEPQSETVWRQADQYHVPRMAYINKMDITGADFYHAVDMIRDRLGANPVCIQLPIGKESDFIGIIDLLTMKAEIYKDDLGEEIEITDIPDNMKEEAESYRDKMLEALSEVDENLMEKYLEGEEITIEEIKAAIRKGTCNVELIAVTCGSSYKNKGVQMMLDAVVDYMPSPLDVPAIKGTNPETDEEDERKPSDEEPFSALAFKIMTDPYVGKLAFMRVYSGTAEAGSYVRNTTKGKRERFGRILQMHANHREEISKVYTGDIVAAVGLKDTTTGDTLSDPDHPIILESMVFPEPVIDVAIEPKTKAGQEKMSVALQKLAEEDPTFRTHTDEETGQTIISGMGELHLDIIIDRMLREFKVEANIGQPQVAYREKITKTVDAEGKFARQSGGRGQYGHCLITLEPLEPGEGYIFENKTVGGSIPKEYIGPIDQGIQEAMQNGVLAGYPVIDFKATVYDGSYHEVDSSEMAFKVAGSMAFKNGMRKADPVIMEPMFKLEVVIPEEYMGDVMGDINSRRGRVEGMEARNGAQVINGMVPLAEMFGYATSLRSKTQGRGVYTMQFSHYEPVPKSVSEKIIEGRTK, encoded by the coding sequence GTGCCAAGAGAATATAGTTTAGAGAACACAAGAAATATCGGTATTATGGCGCATATTGACGCAGGAAAAACCACTACTACTGAAAGAATCCTTTACTATTCTGGTAAAATCCATAAAATCGGCGAAACCCATGATGGTGGCGCGCAGATGGACTGGATGGAACAGGAACAGGAAAGAGGTATCACCATTACCTCTGCTGCTACAACTTGTCATTGGAAAGGCAACCGTATCAACATTATCGATACACCGGGCCACGTTGACTTTACCGTTGAAGTAGAACGTTCTTTAAGAGTTCTTGACGGTTCTGTAGCGGTATTCTGTGCCAAGGGCGGTGTTGAACCTCAGTCCGAAACCGTATGGCGTCAGGCTGACCAGTACCATGTACCGAGAATGGCTTACATTAATAAAATGGACATCACCGGTGCGGACTTCTACCATGCGGTAGACATGATCCGTGACCGTCTGGGCGCAAACCCAGTATGTATCCAGCTGCCAATCGGTAAGGAAAGTGATTTTATTGGTATCATTGACCTGCTTACCATGAAGGCTGAAATCTACAAGGATGATTTAGGTGAAGAAATTGAAATCACCGATATTCCTGACAATATGAAAGAAGAAGCTGAGAGCTACCGCGATAAGATGCTTGAAGCCCTTTCTGAAGTAGATGAAAACCTGATGGAAAAATACCTGGAAGGCGAAGAAATCACCATCGAGGAAATCAAGGCAGCCATCCGTAAAGGAACCTGTAACGTAGAATTGATCGCAGTAACCTGCGGCTCTTCCTATAAAAACAAGGGTGTTCAGATGATGCTGGATGCTGTTGTTGATTATATGCCGTCACCGCTTGACGTACCTGCTATCAAAGGTACAAATCCGGAAACGGACGAAGAAGACGAAAGAAAACCAAGCGATGAGGAACCATTCTCCGCTTTAGCTTTCAAAATCATGACAGACCCATATGTTGGTAAACTGGCATTTATGCGTGTTTACTCCGGTACTGCAGAAGCAGGCTCCTATGTTCGTAATACCACAAAAGGTAAAAGAGAACGTTTTGGCCGTATCCTGCAGATGCATGCGAACCACCGTGAAGAAATCTCCAAGGTTTACACCGGTGACATCGTCGCTGCCGTGGGCCTGAAAGATACCACTACCGGGGACACCCTGTCTGATCCGGATCATCCGATCATTCTGGAATCCATGGTATTCCCTGAACCGGTTATCGATGTTGCCATCGAGCCTAAGACAAAAGCCGGCCAGGAAAAAATGAGTGTTGCACTCCAGAAACTGGCAGAAGAAGATCCTACCTTCCGTACACATACCGATGAAGAAACCGGCCAGACCATTATCTCTGGTATGGGTGAGCTTCACCTGGATATCATCATCGACCGTATGCTGCGTGAATTCAAGGTAGAAGCCAACATCGGCCAGCCTCAGGTAGCTTACAGAGAAAAAATCACCAAAACGGTTGACGCAGAAGGTAAATTTGCCCGTCAGTCCGGTGGTCGTGGGCAGTATGGTCACTGTCTCATTACTCTGGAACCGCTGGAACCAGGCGAAGGTTATATTTTTGAAAATAAAACTGTCGGTGGTTCGATTCCAAAAGAATATATCGGACCAATCGATCAGGGTATCCAGGAAGCAATGCAGAATGGTGTCTTAGCTGGTTATCCGGTTATCGACTTCAAGGCAACCGTTTATGACGGTTCTTACCATGAAGTTGACTCCTCCGAAATGGCCTTCAAGGTTGCTGGTTCTATGGCGTTCAAAAACGGTATGCGCAAAGCAGATCCGGTTATCATGGAGCCAATGTTCAAACTGGAAGTCGTTATTCCGGAAGAATATATGGGCGATGTCATGGGGGATATTAACTCCAGACGTGGCCGTGTAGAAGGTATGGAAGCCCGCAACGGCGCTCAGGTTATCAATGGTATGGTGCCGCTGGCAGAAATGTTCGGCTATGCAACATCCCTGAGAAGTAAAACCCAGGGTCGTGGCGTTTACACCATGCAGTTCTCACACTACGAACCCGTACCGAAGAGCGTTTCTGAAAAAATCATTGAAGGACGCACGAAATAA
- the pyrB gene encoding aspartate carbamoyltransferase: MLKGRHLIEPGDFTIEELESIFGLADNIIANQDNYIDVCKGKLLASLFYEPSTRTRFSFESAMLRLGGKVIGFDNPANSSVSKGESIADTIRTVGCYADIAVIRHPREGTAKLVSKAACDMPIINAGDGGHEHPTQTLTDLLTIRHEMGSCDGHVVGLCGDLLFGRTIHSLVKTLNRYKGNKFVFISPKELKMPEYFLSMLEPGSYVETASLDDVIGDLDILYMSRVQRERFVSEEEYLRLKDYYILDKKKMKKAKEEMIVMHPLPRVNEISVEVDDDPRAVYFKQAKYGMYVRMALISKLLGVDAND, encoded by the coding sequence ATGCTAAAAGGAAGACATTTAATAGAACCCGGTGACTTTACCATAGAAGAATTAGAATCCATTTTTGGGCTGGCTGATAATATTATTGCAAATCAGGATAATTATATTGACGTTTGCAAGGGAAAATTATTAGCCAGCCTTTTTTACGAACCATCCACCCGTACGCGGTTCAGCTTTGAGTCGGCCATGCTGCGCTTAGGCGGTAAGGTCATTGGATTTGACAACCCTGCCAATTCGTCAGTATCCAAGGGAGAAAGCATTGCCGATACCATCCGCACCGTCGGCTGTTACGCCGATATCGCGGTGATCCGCCACCCGAGAGAGGGGACAGCCAAGCTGGTCTCCAAGGCGGCCTGTGATATGCCCATCATCAACGCCGGTGACGGCGGTCATGAGCATCCTACCCAGACCCTGACCGACCTGCTGACCATCCGTCATGAAATGGGCAGCTGTGATGGCCATGTGGTTGGTCTTTGCGGCGACCTGCTCTTTGGACGGACCATCCACTCGTTAGTCAAAACCCTGAACCGTTATAAGGGCAACAAGTTTGTGTTTATTTCGCCAAAGGAACTGAAAATGCCGGAATACTTTCTGAGTATGCTGGAACCCGGCTCCTATGTCGAAACAGCCAGCCTGGACGATGTCATCGGCGACCTGGATATTCTTTACATGTCCCGCGTTCAGCGTGAACGTTTTGTGAGTGAGGAAGAATACCTGCGCTTAAAAGACTACTACATTTTGGACAAAAAGAAAATGAAAAAAGCCAAGGAAGAGATGATCGTGATGCACCCGCTGCCACGTGTCAATGAAATTTCCGTCGAAGTGGACGATGATCCGCGTGCCGTATACTTTAAGCAGGCAAAATACGGCATGTATGTGCGCATGGCTTTAATTTCTAAATTACTGGGGGTAGACGCAAATGATTAA
- a CDS encoding cobalamin B12-binding domain-containing protein has protein sequence MKESIVRSVEGLYEQRTLELVKIAVRKGFTPLQILDWLRIGMERVGDHYEKCDYFIADLIFAGIIFQEVMDLDELKALYAMPAVPRMGKIVVASVYGDCHDIGKNIFASFATTAGFEVIDIGIDVPSPTILEKVQEHKPDIIGLSGMQQETTIEMKKITDGLEDLGIRDQIRVMIGGACVDDGVTHLSVGADYGTKDVTKAVEICKQWIQEKK, from the coding sequence ATGAAAGAGAGTATTGTAAGATCAGTAGAAGGGTTGTATGAGCAAAGGACACTAGAGCTGGTAAAAATCGCCGTGCGCAAGGGGTTCACCCCGCTCCAGATTTTAGACTGGCTGCGCATTGGCATGGAACGGGTCGGAGATCACTATGAGAAATGTGACTATTTCATCGCAGACCTTATTTTTGCCGGCATTATCTTTCAGGAGGTTATGGATCTTGACGAACTGAAAGCGCTGTATGCCATGCCGGCAGTGCCCAGAATGGGTAAAATTGTTGTCGCTTCTGTTTACGGAGACTGCCACGACATTGGAAAAAATATTTTTGCCTCCTTTGCAACCACAGCAGGCTTTGAAGTCATCGACATTGGCATCGATGTGCCTTCTCCCACTATTCTTGAGAAGGTACAGGAACACAAGCCTGATATTATCGGCCTCAGCGGCATGCAGCAGGAAACAACCATCGAAATGAAAAAAATCACCGACGGTCTCGAAGATCTCGGCATAAGAGATCAGATACGTGTGATGATCGGCGGAGCATGTGTGGATGACGGCGTAACGCATCTCAGTGTGGGCGCAGATTATGGCACAAAGGACGTAACCAAAGCGGTGGAAATATGCAAACAATGGATACAGGAGAAAAAGTAA